The segment TTGGGCTGTGTATGGTTGAAGCATGTCGCTGGCACCTATCGCATTTCTTGACATAGGATTCGCAATCGGCGTTCATTGTTGGCCAATAGAAGCCGAGGCTTTTCACTTTTAGTGCGAGAGCTCGTCCTCCTGAATGATTGCCTGCTGCTCCTTCATGTGTTTCAGCCATGACCAGCCTTGTTTCGTCTCCAAAGATACACCTAAGGAGTACTTTGGTTgcagtccatcgatggagtgTTCCATCCATGACGACGTAATGCGCACTGCATCTTTTGAGCCGCCTTGCTTCCCATTTCTCTGTAGGTAGTGTTCCGTCGGAAAGGTAAGCGATGAATTCTGTTCGCCAATCTTCGAGTTGCCCTTCCGTTGTGCGAGGTTCCCCTTCATCGATTTCCATGGGATCGGTGACAGATGCTGCAATGGCAAGTTGTTCCGTCGGGGGGCTGATGCTTGGCTTTTCAATCTTATGTATTGGGATTGTTCTTTTCACCTGGTCGTGTAGTTTGCACCCAAGGGCTGCGAGTGCGTCCGCACATACGTTCTCTCCGCGAGGGACTTTCGTTAGCTCGAAGAACTCGAAATCTTGTGTAAGACCTTTGACGAGGTTCAAGTAAGCATCCATTATGTCGTTTCTGACGTCGTAGGCTCCGGGGAATTGACTTACCACGAGTTGGGAATCGCAGTATGCTTTGATCCGTTTAGCTTTTACTACTGTGGCGAGACGAAGGCCTGCGATGAGAGactcgtattcggcttcgttgttggATGCCGGAAAATCAAAACTGAACGACTGTCGGATTAGTTCGCCTGTTGGTGACTGGAGTTGTACGCCTGCCCCTGAGCCTTTGTTCGTAGATGGACCATCAACGTGCAGTATCCAGTTCAGACTTGGCAGCACAAGATCTTGTTTTAACTCCGGCGTTAGCTCGATCAGGAAGTCAGCAAGGACTTGCGACTTAGCCGCTGTGCGGTTTTTGTACACGATGTCATGCTCGCTAAGCTCGACTGCCCACTTTGTCAGCCTTCCTGATTGGTTGGTATTTTGCATTACCGTCCTGAGGGGCTGGTTGGAGAGCACCTCGATAGTGTGCGATTGGAAATAAGGTCTGAGTTTTCTTGCCGAAGTGATGATAGCGAGGGCCATCTTTTCCAAGGTTGGGTATCTCGTTTCCGGTTCCGTCATCCACTTGCTGGTGTAGAAAATAGGTTTttgtttgctacggtcttctaGTATCAGGACGCTGCTAACGGCCGAGGAGGTGACGGCGATGTATAAGGATAGAGTGTCCCCGACTTCGGGCTTCGACAGAACCGGAGGGGTAGTTAGGTAATGCTTGAGCTGATTGAAAGCTTCTTCGCATTTTTCGTCCCAGATGAATCTCTTATTTCCTCGCAGGATTTCATAGAACGGGAGGCACTTGTCTGTGGATCTTGAGATGAATCTGTTTAGTGGATCCTTCCGTTTAAACGCTGAACCTCGCGGGTGTTCTTCGGGCTAGGGAGATCGAGGATTGCcgttattttttttgggtttgctTCGATTCCTCGCTGGGTAACAATGTAACCTAGGAACTCTCCAAACGTTACAACGAAGGTGCATTtcgccgggttgagcttcatcccGTACTCGTTCAGCGTtgccgggttgagcttcatcccGTACTCGTTCAACGTTTTGAAGCAGTCTTGTAGATGGTTGAGATGGTCCTTGGCGCGAAGTGACTTGACCAGCATATCATCAatgtaaacttccatagtgTTGCTGAATTTTTCGGCAAACATTCTATTGACCAGACGCTGGTAAGTCGCTcctgcgttctttaggccgaaagGCATGACCTTGTAACAATACGTCCCTCTGTCTGCTATGAACTCCCGTTGCGCTTGTCGTTTCGCTTCGAGGCACAGTCGCAAATCACGTTGCTTAGACTGACCAAGCTTGGCGCGCAAGTCTTCGGCTTTGGAATTGATCTGCTCACGTAAATCTGCGGGCTGAGGTTGAAGGTGTAGGGCAACTCCGGCGTGGGTAGTCTTTCTTGCTTTAGACTCGTCGAGGGACGTCCTGAGGTCTGCCTCGTTCTTTTGTACCATTT is part of the Brassica oleracea var. oleracea cultivar TO1000 unplaced genomic scaffold, BOL UnpScaffold00679, whole genome shotgun sequence genome and harbors:
- the LOC106319893 gene encoding uncharacterized protein LOC106319893, whose protein sequence is MALAIITSARKLRPYFQSHTIEVLSNQPLRTVMQNTNQSGRLTKWAVELSEHDIVYKNRTAAKSQVLADFLIELTPELKQDLVLPSLNWILHVDGPSTNKGSGAGVQLQSPTGELIRQSFSFDFPASNNEAEYESLIAGLRLATVVKAKRIKAYCDSQLVVSQFPGAYDVRNDIMDAYLNLVKGLTQDFEFFELTKVPRGENVCADALAALGCKLHDQVKRTIPIHKIEKPSISPPTEQLAIAASVTDPMEIDEGEPRTTEGQLEDWRTEFIAYLSDGTLPTEKWEARRLKRCSAHYVVMDGTLHRWTATKVLLRCIFGDETRLVMAETHEGAAGNHSGGRALALKVKSLGFYWPTMNADCESYVKKCDRCQRHASTIHSPTELLHTLMAPYPFMR